The sequence CCCGCGTCGCGGACCACCGGCACGACGAGACCACGGTCGGTCTGCGCGGCGAAACCGAGGTTGATGTCCCGCAGCTGGACGATCTCGTCGCCCTCGACGCGCGAGTTCAGCTCCGGGTACTTCCGCAGGCCCGCCACGGCGAACCGGGCGACGAGGCCCAAAAGGCTCACCGGGCGATCCGGTGCCGAGGTGTTGAGCGACTTGCGCGCCGCGACGAGTTCGGTCGCGTCGACGTCGACCCAGACCGTCGCCTCGGGGATCTGACGGCGCGAAGTCGTCAGCTTGTCGGCGACCGCCTTGCGAACGCCGGTCAGCGGGATCCGCGTTTCGCCGTCCCTCTGCTCGGGGACGGTGAGTGCGGCTTCGACGTCGGCGCGCCGGATGATGCCACCCGGGCCGCTGCCGGCCAGCTTCGTCAGGTCGATCTTGTTGTCCGCGGCCATCTTGCGGACGAACGGCGAGATCACGCCGGGCGCTTTCGGCGGCTTTTCGGGAGTCGCGACGACAGTGCGCGTCCGGCGGCGCCTCGTGGTGGTGGTCGTGCCGTAGCCGATGAGGACGTTGCCGCTGCCCTCGCTTGCGGTCGTCACGCCGGGTTCGCTGAAACCGGGGCCGATGGTGAGCAGCGGAGCGCCGACCGGCAGTGACTGGCCGGGCTCGCCGTGGAGGCGGGTGACGACGCCGGCGAACGGCACCGGCACCTCGACCGCGGCCTTCGCGGTCTCCACTTCGACGACGGGCTGGTCGACCCCGACCGTGTCGCCCTCCGCGACGAGCCAGGTGACGATGGTGCCTTCGGTCAGCCCCTCACCGAGGTCCGGGAGCAGGAAGTCAGGCACCGGCCACCACCGGTTCGTCGTGCCACTGCAACCGGGCGACGGTGTCCAGGATCCGGTCGACGTCCGGAAGCTGATGGCGCTCCAGTTTCGGCGGCGGGTAAGGGATGTCGAGGCCGGTGACCCGCAGGACCGGCGCGTGCAGCTGATGGAAGCACTGCTCGGTGACCCGGGCGACCACCTCGGCGCCGTAGCCGCCGAACCCGGAGGCCTCGTGGACGACGACCGCGCGTCCGGTGCGGCGCACCGAAGCGGTCACCGTCTCGTCGTCGAACGGGCTGAGCGACCGGAGATCGACGACCTCGACATCCCAGCCTTCGGCCGTCGCGGCCTCCGCGGTCTCCAGCGCCGTGGCGACCATCGGGCCGTACGCGATCAGTGTGACGTCCTTGCCCTGGCGGCGTACGACCGCGCGGTCCATGGCCGCGCCGTCCCGGGTGAAGGAGACGGGCTCCTTGGACCAGTAGCGGCATTTGGGTTCGAGGAAGACCACCGGATCCGGCGAGTCGATCGAATCGCGCAGGAGGTCGTAAGCGTCCTGGGGAGTGCCGGGCGTGACGACGCGCAGGCCGGGAGTGTGCGTGTAGTAGGCCTCGCTCGAATCGCAGTGGTGCTCGACGCCGCCGATCCCGCCCGCGTAGGGGATGCGGATGACCATCGGCAGCGACAGCGCGCCGCGGGTGCGGTTGCGCAGCTTCGCGACATGCGAGGTGATCTGCTCGAACGCGGGGTAGGCGAAGGCGTCGAACTGCATTTCGACCACCGGGCGGAACCCGCCCATCGCCATCCCGACCGCGAAGCCGACGATGCCGGACTCGGCCAGCGGCGTGTCGAAACAGCGGTCCTCGCCGAAATCGGCGGTGATGCCGTCGGTCACCCGGAACACGCCGCCGAGCGGGCCGACGTCCTCGCCGAAGATGAGCACGCGATCGTCGTCCTTGACCGCGTCGCGCAGAGCGGCGTTGAGCGCCTGGGCCATCGAGATCTCGGTCATCGGGCCTCCAGTTCAGCGGTGACCAGCGCGCGCTGGGCGGCCAGTTGGCGGGTCGGAACGGCGTACACGTGCTCGAACAGCGACATCGGATCCGGCGCGACGTCGGCGTTGAGGGTGTCGCGCACCCCGGCGGCGAACGTCTCCGCTTCGGCGCGGAATCGCTCGATGTCGTTGGCGGACAACAGGTCCTCGGTGGTCAGGTACGTTTCGAGACGGCGCACCGGGTCGGCCGCGCGCCATTTCTCGACCTCGGCTTGGTCGCGGTATCGAGTGGCGTCGTCGGCGTTGGTGTGCGCGTCGATCCGGTAGGTGTGTGCTTCGACCAGGACCGGCCCGCGACCGGACCGCGCGTGCGCGACGGCGTCGTCCAGCACCGAAAGAACGGCGACGGCGTCGTTGCCGTCGACCTGTTCGGAGCGGACGCCGTAGCCGACGCCCTTGTACGCCAGTGCGGGGGCGGCGCTCTGCTTCTCGAACGGCACGGAGATCGCGAACCCGTTGTTCTGCACGAAGAACACCACGGGAGCCTTGAACACGGCCGCGAAGTTGAGTGCCTCGTGGAAGTCGCCCTCGCTGGTGGCGCCATCGCCGATGAGCGCGAACGCGACACTGTCCTCGCCGCGGCGCTGCATCGCGTGGGCGAGCCCGGCCGCGTGGAGGGTCTGCGTGGCCAGCGGGGTGCACTGGGGAGCGACGCGCGTCTTGGCGGGGTCGTAGCCACAGTGCGCGTCGCCGCGAAGCAGCGTCAAGATCTCGCCCGGTTCGAGCCCGCGAGCGACGAGCGCGACCGAGTCGCGGTAGGTGGGGAAGAGCCAGTCGGCGTCGGTGAGGGCCAGCGCGCTCGCGACCTGGCAGGCCTCCTGCCCGGCACTCGACGGGTAGACCGCGAGCCGGCCCTGTTTGGTCAGCGCGGTCGCCTGCGCGTCGAACCGGCGGCCGAGCACCATCAGCCGATAGGCCTCGACGAGCCGTCCGGACGGAGGCTCCGAATAGCCGCCGTGCTCGTCGACGCGGGTGCCGTCCTCGGCGAGGAACCGCACCGGGACTTCGGACGGCAGCAACGCGGCGGCAGGGGTCTCCCGCGACATGGCGTAGCACCACCTTTCACAGACATATGATGCTGAGATGGTGGTTTCCGGGGTCCCAGTGTTCAAGAGGTACGCGAAATGAGCGACAAACTGTCCTCCGAATCGGTTCAGCCGGGCCAACCGTCCAGTAGTGGCGTGGCTCACGGCCGGGATCCGGGACGAACGGTCCTTGCCCTCGACGACATCGATCGCGCGATCCTCGCCGAGCTGACCGCGGACGGCAGGCTCGCCGTCCGCGCGCTGGCGGAACGGCTGCACATCTCGCGGACCAACGCCTACGCGAGATTGGACCGGCTGATGTCCGAAGGCGTCATCACCGGCTTCGGCGCCAGGATCGACCCGCGGCGTGCCGGTCTCGGGACGAGCGCGTACATCTTGATCACCGTCGAGCAGACGTCATGGCGGACGATGTCGGCCGAGCTGCGGCAGATTCCGTTCGTCGAGCACGTTTCGCTCGTCGGCGGCGACTTCGACATCCTGCTGCTCGTACGGACACCGGACAACGCTTCGCTGCGGGACGTCGTACTGGAACGGTTGCAGGCGCTGGACGGCGTGCGGTCGACGCGGACGTGGCTGATCTTCGAGGAACAACCGGGCGTCGCCCCTCGTGAGTGGTAAGGACGGTTCTAACCGTCCTTACCACTCACGAGGTCCTGTGCGTGTGGTCGCGAGGGCCGCATTCGGGCGAACCAGTTCGGCAGGTGGCAACCTGGGCGACGTGTCGGACGTGGAGGGGGCTGGGAGCCCGGGATCGCCGGGTTCCGACTTGACCACACAGGAGGGGACTTCCTTGGTCTCGATGCTGAGGTCCACACCGCATCCCGCGCCGGCAGCCAGGAGCCGCACCGGACGGCTACGCGGAGCAATGGCGGCCATGGCGGCCACTGTCGCTCTCGTTCTCGCAGGTGCGCCGGCTGCCACGGCCGCACCGGAATCCGTCACCAAGGAGCTGCACATCGAGTACGGCGCCAGCGTCTTCCATGGCACCGTCACTTTCAGTAACAGGACGGTGACCATCGACGGAACGCTGCATGCCGTCGGATGCCGATTCATCTGGGGCGACTCCTACGCGAAGTCCAACTATCTCGGCAGCGGAAGCTCGAAGCAGCACTGCAACAAAAACCATCCGATCCACGTTCCGGTTCCCGCGGACGTCGCAGGCGGCGCCACCCTCCTCAAGGTTTTCCTGGACGCCCCGGGGGCAGGCCAAGGACACACGGAGAAGTGGGTTTACCGCGACTTCTGACAAGCGGTCGGCAACGGCTGAGCGCGCGCGTCCTCGCCCCCGGGCCGGCCGAAACCGAGCTCGCCGCACACCAGCTCTGAGCAGCTCGGTGTGCGGCGCCGGTGCGCGGCGGTTCGGTCAAGGGGGTGTGAGCGAACTGAAACCCGCTCGCCACAGAGGGCTTCATGACTTGGTGGGCAGCGCTGCCGGGCTTCGCGGGCGCTCTAGCGCCTTCTTCTCCTGCGGACTCTTCCGCGCCCTCGCCGCGCTGTAACGCCTTCCGCCTTCTCGCCGAATACAGGCGGGTTCGATGGCGGAGGCGGAGGAATCATGGCGCGGGTCCTGCTCGTGCTGTCGGTAGCCGTGTCGTGCTTCGTGGTCGCCTGCGCGAAGCAGGCACCGCCGGCGCGCCCACCCGTCACGGTCACGACGACCGCTGAGGTGACCACGACGGTCGTGACCGCCTCGACAACAGCCGCGCCCGCCACGAGCAAGGCTCCCGCCGACACGAAAGCACAGGCGGCCTGCCGCGAGGACGAGGATCAGTGCGCCGAACCGGGGACGAACATCAAGTGCCGGACCGGCGGTTGCGTCAACGCCGGACGGGGAATGACGCAGCGCGACATCGAGAAGCAGCGCGACGAGTGGCTCCGCCGTCATCCGGGTTGGTGCGCCGCGGGCGAGACCGGAGCCGTGGCACCTTGCTGACCGAAACGCCCCGCCGAACACCCCATTCGGGTGATAACGGTTCGGCATTCGCTGTATCTGACCTACTCCCCATTGACACCTTCCTACGATCGCGGCGACTGGGTGGAGGAATGCGGTGAAGGTGGAGGGCGCGGGTCAGGACTACCTGACGCGGCAGATCGGGGCGCTGCTCGAAGCGATTCGCGAGGAGGGTCCGGTCGGTGAGGGCAGACGCAGTTTCCGCCTCGCCGGGCATCTCGCGGCGGAGGGCGGGTTCCACCTTGGCGACATCCTCGCCGCGACGGCGCAGTTGCTGGCGGTCCACGCGTGGAACAACGGCTATCTCGCGGCTGCGGAGCTGCTGACACGCCGGATGCGGGAGTTCGGCGCCGAGTCGGTGGAGCTGGTGCAGTACCTCGTGCGGTTGGAGACCGGGAGCGAGCAGGGCTGGCTTCCCCAGGGCGACCGGGACGCCCTCATCGACTACGCGCGGCGGGCCAGGAGGCCCGACATCGAACGCCGGGCGCAGGCCATCGAGCCGTTGCTGCCGGGGCTCAGTGGCCCTGAGCGTCCTAATCGGATGGCCAGTGAGCCGTGAGATAGTGCTCGGGATCCGCGAGGATGCCGCGGATCACGGAGCCGGCGGCCCCGCGGACGGCGGCTCCCGTGCCGAGCGCCGAGCGGACGACCCGGACCGGCGACCACGCCGTGCTGGGCACGCGGCGCTCCAACTCGGCGAGGAGTGGCTCACGCAGCCATGGCTCCAGTCGCGCGTAGGTTCCGCCTAGCACCACCGCCGGAACGTCCATCAGATTGACCACAGTGGACAGTCCGACGCCGAGATGTCCGGCCGCGGTGGTCACCGCGGAAATCGCCGTGTCCTCGCCGGATTCCAGCGCGGTGACCAGGTCGTCCACCGTTTCCGCGCCCGCGAGCCGCAGGATCTCCTCCTGGCCCGCCATCCGCTCCAGGCAACCGTTCGCACCGCAGGAACACGGCGGGCCGTCGGGCGCCACCGGCAAGTGGCCGATCTCGCCGCCCGCGCCGCGGACGCCTTCGAACAGGGCGCGGTCCAGCACGATGCCCGCGCCGATCCCGATCTCCCCGGACACGTGGACGAAATCCGGCAACGCCGAGCCGTGCCAGAGCTCGGCGAGTGCCGCGAAGTTCGCCTCGTTGGCGACGGTGAACGTCTCGCCGAGCCGGTCGGCGAGGTCGACGTCGCGCCAGCCCAGGTTGGGCGCCAGCCGCACGAGCCCGGATTCGACCAGGCCCGGGACCGCGATACCGACACCGCCGACGGGAACACCCAGCGCGTCCGCCTGCTTCCGCGCTTTGCGCAGGAACGCCGAGACGCGCTGGAAGACGCGCGGAGTCCGGTTGTCCGCGTACCGGACTTCCTGCGCCCGGACGGTGCCGGTCAGATCGACGAGGCAGGACGCCAGGTAGTCGACACCGATTTCGATCCCGAGCCCGTGCGGGCCGGTGGGGGAGAGCGACACGACGGTGCCGCGCCGTCCGGGGCCGGAGCGCTGTTCCGGCTCGCCTTCGGCGACGAGATCCGCCGCGATCAGGCGGTCGACCACGGTCGACACGGTGGCCTTCGTGAGTCCGGTGGCGGCGGCGAGCCCAGCCCGCGAAGTGCCCGGCCCATCCGCGATCGCGCCGAGGACGAGGGCGGCGTTGTGCTGCCGCACGGTGTGCTGTCCCGCCGGGCGCGTGCCGATCATCGCGCGATTGTATTCGTTCGATGCCTGAACGAAAGCCTTGACCCGCCAGAGTGGCGTCGATAAGTTCAGGCATCAAACTAATTGGGAGGCGAGATGGCTCAGGCACCGACGCGTGAGGACAAGTTCAGCTTCGGGCTGTGGACCGTGGGCTGGCAGGGGAACGACATGTTCGGCCCAGCGAGCCGTCCTCCGCTCGACCCGGTCGAAGCCGTGCACCGGCTCTCGGATCTCGGGGCCTGGGGGATCACCTTCCACGACGACGACCTCGTCCCGTTCGGCTCGGCCGACGCGGCACGCGCGCAGCACCTCAAACGCTTCCAGGGCGCGCTCGCCGAGACCGGTCTCGTCGTCCCGATGGTCACCACGAACCTGTTCAGCCACCCCGTCTTCAAGGACGGCGGCCTGACCAGCAACGACCGCGACGTCCGCCGGTACGCGCTGCGGAAGGTGCTGCGGAACCTCGACCTGGCCGCCGAACTCGGCGCGTCGACGTTCGTGCTCTGGGGCGGCCGCGAAGGCAGCGAGACCGACGCCGCGAAGGACGTTCGCGCGGCGATGGACCGCTACCGCGAAGGTATCGATTTCCTCGCTCAGTACGTCCTCGACCAGGGCTACGGCCTTCGGCTCGCGCTGGAGCCGAAGCCGAACGAACCACGCGGCGACATCCTGCTGCCGACCATCGGGCACGCGCTGGCGTTCATCTCCACGCTGGACAATCACGAGATCGTCGGTGTGAACCCGGAGGTCGGGCACGAGCAGATGGCCGGGCTCAACATCGTCCACGGCATCGGGCAGGCCCTGTGGCAGGGCAAGTTGTTCCACATCGACCTCAACGGCCAGCGCGGCCCGCGGTTCGACCAGGACCTCGTATTCGGGCACGGCGACGTGCTGTCGTCGTTCTTCCTGGTCGATCTGCTGGAGCACGGCGGCTACGACGGGCCGCGGCATTTCGACTACAAGCCGCTGCGCACGGAGAACATGGACGGCGTCTGGGCCAGTGCCGAGGCCAACATGGCCGGCTACCTCCTGTTCGCCGAACGAGCCCGCTCGTTCCGCGCCGATCCCGAGGTACGTGCCGCGCTGGACACCGCGCTCGTCCCGGAACTGGCGACACCGACCCTCGACGAGGGCGAGACGGCGGCGGATCTGCTGGCAAACCGCTCGGCGTTCGAGGACTTCGACCCGGACGAGGCCGCGGAACGGGGTTACGGCTTCATCCGCCTGTCCCAACTGGCCCTCGAACACCTCACCGGGGCACGCTAGAACCGGTCGACGTCGAGGATGGCCTTGGCGAACTCCTCCGGCGCCTCCTGCGGGACGTTGTGGCCGATGCCGTTCAGGACGCGGTGCTCGTACTTGCCGGAGAACTTCGACCGATACGCCTTGCCGTCGGTGTTCGGGCCGTCGAAATCGCTGCCGATCGTGATGGTGGGCACCGAAACCGCCGGTCCTTGCGCGAGTTTCGCTTCCAGTGCGTCGAGTTTCGGGTCGCCGTCGGCAAGGCTCAGCCGCCACCGGTAGTTGTGGATCACGATGGCGACGTGGTCCGGGTTGTCGAAGCACGCCGCGGAACGGTCGTAGGTCGCGTCGTCGAAGTTCCACTTCGGCGACGCGATCTTCCAGATCAGCTTGTTGAAGTCGTGGCGGTTCTTCGTGTAGCCGAGGATGCCGCGCTCGGTTGCGAAGTAGTACTGGTACCACCAGCCGAGCTCGGCGGCCGGGGATAGCGGCTGTTTGTTCGTCTCCCGGTTGGTCACCAGGTAGCCGCTCACCGAGACGAGTGCCTTGCACCGTTCGGGCCACAGCGCGGCGATGATCACGGCCGTTCGGGCGCCCCAGTCGAAGCCGCCGAAGACGGCCTTGTCGATCTTGAGGGCGTCCAGCAACGCGACGATGTCGGCGGCGATCGCGGACTGCTGGCCGTTGCGGAACGTGTCCTTCGACAGGAACCTGGTCGGCCCGTAGCCGCGCAGGAACGGCACGATCACCCGGTACCCGGCCGCGACCAGACGCGGGGTGACGTCGACGTAGCTGTGGATGTCGTAGGGCCAGCCGTGTAGGAGGACCACCACCGGACCGCCGGCGGGGCCGGCTTCGGCGTAACCGATGCTCAGTTCTCCGGCGTCGATCTGCTTGATCGGACCGAGCGAGGTGTTCCCGCCGGTCGTGGCGGGCGTCGCCGCCGGTGCCGCCGCGGGCTGGGCCGAGCAACCCGCCACGGTGGCTCCCGCTGTCGCGGCGACGACGGCCTGCGCGAACCTTCTCCTGCTGAGCATCCTGATTCCTCCCGCGAAACGCCTGGTACGGGACGAAATTAGGGTGCGGGCCACTGGCGCGGCGACCGTCGGACGACGTCACCGGTGTACGTCACGTACTAGGCGACTTCCGGCTCGGCGCCCACGAAGGCCGCCTCCAGCCTGCGGATCCGGGCCCAGAACGCGGCCTCCCTGCCGGAGTCGAGAACGCCCAGATACCCGCCGGGTACGACGCGCCCCACGAACGGACCGGACGTCCAGACCCGCCAGCCACCTGTGGCGTCATCGCCCGACGTGGACGCGGGATCGTCGGCGCCGCGGATCGCCGCGATCGGGCACGGGAGCCGTGTCCTGGCGGGCCCGCGGTAGGCGTTCAGCAGTTGGAGGTCGCCGAGCAGCAGGTCGAGGGCGTACTCCCAGCATTCGGGCGAGTCGCGATAGCCCGCGACTGGGGTGAGCCCGGTGCGGCCGAACACCCGCCCCATCGCCGACGCGCCGGCCTTGGCGTTCTTGTCCGGCGAGCGCCGCTGCGGGGCGCACGCGTCCACGACGACCAGCGCGCCGGGGGCGACATCGAGGCGTTGAGCGGTTTCCAAGGCGACGAAGGCGCCCATTCCGAATCCGATCGTCACGGAGCGGGAGAACCAGGCCTTCGGTGTCGCGGCGGCCAAGTATGTGGCGAGCTCTTCGAGAGAGGACGCAGGCGATTCCGCGAGCCGTCCCCCGTGTCCGGGATATTCGAAGGCCCGGACGTCCGCGTCGACCGCGCCCGCGAGCGCGTCGAAGGCCTGGCTGTTTCCGCCCGCGGGGGGAAACAGCAGGTAGCCGCGTTCGAGACTGTCTGATGTGGACAGTGAAACGAGGGCGGCCGTCATGATCCGAAAGATACGCGCGATTAACCCGAATGGGGTGACGGTTCGGATTCGACCAAGATCATTTCACCCTCTTGAGGGAGGTTTCGGCAAAAGGCTGCCCGGCCGTGTCGTATCTGGCGCTGCCCGTTCGACGTCCTGATAAGAGCCGGAAGGAGAAAGCGATGAACACCACGACACTGGCCTCGACCACGCGGCTGAACCCGGTGAGCCGCACCTTGCCGGTTCTGCTGGCGATGGAGGACGACGCCGAAGACATCGGCCGCCTGTCCCCGGACGACCGCCTGACCTGCCACGTGCACGGCCGCTGGATCCACCAGTGCGTCGCTTCCCCGCTGCACGTCAACCCGGTCACGCGCCATCGCTGGTGCCGCTCGTGCGCCACCGCGTTGACCGTCTCCGTCGACGAACTGTCCGGCGACGTCACGATGTCCTGTCCTCGGTGCGGTCACGGCGAAAGCGCCGCCTCGGCCAGACTGATCGCCGCCTGCCGAGCCAGTCTGGCCGCCGCGCGCCGAGGCTCCGGCGCGCGGGCCGCCTAAGCGACCCTGTCGAGGATCCGCTCGATGATCAGGTCTCGGTCCGGCGGGCGGAGATAGAGGTAGTGACCGGCGTCCGGCAGGATTTCGACGTCGGCATGGGGGAGCAGGCTCTTGAGTCGCGCGGCGGCAGCGGCGGAATCGTGCACTACGCTGCGCCCACCGAACAGGGCGAGCGTGGGCACTTCGATGGACCGCAACGCCTCGTCGCTCGGGCAGACCTGGAACGGCACCCGGGCGCGATAGCACCGGATACCGGTGAGCACGAGCCGCGCGGCCGGCTGGTCGAACACGTCCTCGCCGGCGGACCACGCCAAGAACCGGCGCCACAGCCGATCGCTGTCGAGTACGGCGGCGGCCAAGCCGTACCGGAAGACTTTCCGCGTGAACGGCGCCGAGACGGTGGTCGCGTCCAGCAACGTGATGGACGCGAGCCTGCCGGGTTCGTGGATCGCCTGGTTGACCGCGTGCCAGCCCCCGGTCGAACCGCCGACAAGACGTACGTCCTTCAATCCCAGGTCCTCGAAGACGTCGTCGAGGGCGCTCGTGCGGTCGCGGATGTCCTTGAACGGCGCCTTTTGCACGCTACGGCCGGCTTCGCCGAGAGTGTCGATCGCGTAGACGGTGTGGTGTTCGGCCAAGGCCGGGATGAGTGCCGCGAAGCAGGCCGAGGTCGCCAGGAGCCCCGGCAGCAGGGCGACCGAGCTGCCACCGTCGCCGTAGCGGTAGACCCGCGTGGTGCCGTGGCGCGTTTCGACGTCGAAGACCGTGCCCGGTTCCGGGCATTCGGCCATCGCGCGGTCGTAGGCGGCGAAATAGCGTTTTTCGGCCGCCGGATTTCTGAAACCCCCGATTTCGTTCATGAGCGGAACGCTAGGCAAACCCGTCTTCCGGGTCTTGAACGAAAGTAAGATGGCGCCATGGGCGGGTGGGGTCTCGTGGTTCCGCGGCGGCACATCGTCCGCGCGCCCGGCGAGCGGATTCTCGGTCGGCCGCACCCCGTCCTCGCCGCCCATGTGTCGAGCTACGTCGCACATGACCTTCCCGACGCGGGCGCCAACTCCTGGCAGGTCACCCCGTTGTCCGTGCTCACCTGGGTGATCGACATCGACGCGCCGGCCAGAGGGCCGGATGTTCCCGCGTCGCCGGTGCTGGGCTTGCGGGACCGGCCGTTGCGCGTCGAGCAGGCCGGGCGTTCACGCGGGATCGTCGTCACCCTGACCCCGCTCGGTTCGTACGCGTTGTTCGGGATTCCGTTGCGGGAGCTGGCGAACTCGGTCGTCGCGGCGTCGGACCTGCTGCCCGCCGGGTCGCTGACCGGCCGGCTGGCCGAAGCGGTGGACTGGCCGGAGAGATTCCGGCTGCTGGACGAGTACCTCGCGGCGAGGCTCGCTCGCGGCCCAGAGCTGGCCGCACCTGTCCGATACGCGTGGGATCGGCTTTGCGCGGGCCCGGTCCGCGTCGACCTCCTCGCGGACGAGATCGGCTGGAGCAGGCAGCACCTCAACGTCCGGTTCCGCGAGCAGATCGGGCTGAATCCCCGCACCGTCGGACGGATCGCCCGGCTCAATCGAGTGCTGGCGCTGCTGGACCGGGCGCCGTCGCTCTCCTGGGCGGAGGTCGCGCATTCGAGCGGTTACAGCGACCAAGCGCACCTCGTCCGAGAGTTCCGGGCGTTGACCGGGCACAGCCCGACCGAGGTCGGGAAACCGGCTGGGTTGTTCGTTTCGCCCCGGTGAAGGCCGTTCGTCTCTCGAAAACGCACGCACGCGGATTCCTCTCCGTACAACGAGCGTTCACCCGATCGGCGGAGGTAGGTTGCGGGCATGACCCAGGTTTCGACGCCTGCCGAGGCTGCCACGAAGATCACCGGACGCGCCGTCGCCGAGCAGAGGAGCCTGTCGAGCGGGGTGACCGAAGTGGTACTCGACAGCGGCGACACGGTGGTCGTCAAACGCGGCCACGCCCGGAACGCGACGCCGGCCGAGGCCGCGGGCCTGCGGTGGCTGGGAGAGCCCGGTGCGGTGCGGGTGCCCGAGGTTCGCGGCCACGACGGCGAATGGCTGGTCACGGAACTGGTCGGCGGCGGAAGGCCGACGCATCACGCGGCGGAGCGGCTGGGGAGGGGGCTCGCGGAGTTGCACACGTCGGGCGCGCCCGCGTTCGGCGCGGCGCCGCCGGACGGGCCCACTGACGCGTGGATCGGCCTGGCGCCGATGGAGAACACGCCGGGCGAGGACTGGCCGACCTGGTATGCCGAGCATCGGGTCCTGCCCTACCTCCGCCGTGCGGTCGACGAAGGCACGCTGAACGGTGACGAAGCCGCTGTCATCGAGCAGGCTTGCACGCGGCTTCCCGAAGTGTCGGAACCGCCTGCGCGCCTGCATGGTGACCTGTGGAACGGCAATGTGCTGTGGGGAGCCGTCGAGGCGTCGCTCATCGACCCGGCCGCCCACGGCGGCCATCGCGAAACCGATCTGGCGATGCTGCAGTTGTTCGGCTGCCCGTTGCTCGACCGGGTGCTCGCCGCTTACCAGGAGGTCGCCCCGCTCGCCGACGGCTGGACCGATCGGATCGGCGCGCACCAGTTGTTCCCGCTTCTGGTGCACACCGTCCTTTTCGGACGGTCCTATGCCGGGCAGGCGGTCGCGGCGGCGAAGGCCGTCGGCCGGTAGCTCAGCGCGCGAGGCGGTCGAGCCATTCGGCGAGCATCGCTCGCTCGGCGGGAGTCAGGACGTCGCCGGGTTCCTTCTCCAAGGCGGCTTTGAGCGCGATCGCGCGGCTGGGGATGTCCGAAGCCTTGTCCGGGCAGTCGGTGGTGATCGCCGCTATCACGTGCTCGCGCGCGGCGATGAGCAGATCCGGATCGCGCTGTTCCGGCGGGCTCGCGAGGAAGGACAGGATCACCCCCATTCCCGTCGCGTGCACCAACTGCGCGGCTTGTTCGACCGGCACGCGCAGCCTGCCCGCCTCGGCGATGCGTTCGATGATCCGGCGGAGCATCGCGTCGGCCTCCTGACGCGCTTCGCGAACGCGGGGCTCGCCGTACATGAGCATGTAGAAGGCGGGCCGGCGCAGGCCGAACTCGACATGCAGGTCCCAACCTCGCCGGAGGTCGCGCACCGGGTCGCCGGTCTGCCCGAGAGCGTGCTTTCCCTCCAGGTAGCTCTTGAAGCCGTACGTGGCGACAGCATCGAGAAGACCG comes from Amycolatopsis lurida and encodes:
- a CDS encoding fructosamine kinase family protein; the protein is MTQVSTPAEAATKITGRAVAEQRSLSSGVTEVVLDSGDTVVVKRGHARNATPAEAAGLRWLGEPGAVRVPEVRGHDGEWLVTELVGGGRPTHHAAERLGRGLAELHTSGAPAFGAAPPDGPTDAWIGLAPMENTPGEDWPTWYAEHRVLPYLRRAVDEGTLNGDEAAVIEQACTRLPEVSEPPARLHGDLWNGNVLWGAVEASLIDPAAHGGHRETDLAMLQLFGCPLLDRVLAAYQEVAPLADGWTDRIGAHQLFPLLVHTVLFGRSYAGQAVAAAKAVGR
- a CDS encoding thioesterase II family protein, with translation MTAALVSLSTSDSLERGYLLFPPAGGNSQAFDALAGAVDADVRAFEYPGHGGRLAESPASSLEELATYLAAATPKAWFSRSVTIGFGMGAFVALETAQRLDVAPGALVVVDACAPQRRSPDKNAKAGASAMGRVFGRTGLTPVAGYRDSPECWEYALDLLLGDLQLLNAYRGPARTRLPCPIAAIRGADDPASTSGDDATGGWRVWTSGPFVGRVVPGGYLGVLDSGREAAFWARIRRLEAAFVGAEPEVA
- a CDS encoding helix-turn-helix domain-containing protein: MGGWGLVVPRRHIVRAPGERILGRPHPVLAAHVSSYVAHDLPDAGANSWQVTPLSVLTWVIDIDAPARGPDVPASPVLGLRDRPLRVEQAGRSRGIVVTLTPLGSYALFGIPLRELANSVVAASDLLPAGSLTGRLAEAVDWPERFRLLDEYLAARLARGPELAAPVRYAWDRLCAGPVRVDLLADEIGWSRQHLNVRFREQIGLNPRTVGRIARLNRVLALLDRAPSLSWAEVAHSSGYSDQAHLVREFRALTGHSPTEVGKPAGLFVSPR
- a CDS encoding TetR/AcrR family transcriptional regulator; this translates as MTLTTKDRLIRAAAELLEEGGREALSTRAVSAAAGVQAPTLYRIFGDKDGLLDAVATYGFKSYLEGKHALGQTGDPVRDLRRGWDLHVEFGLRRPAFYMLMYGEPRVREARQEADAMLRRIIERIAEAGRLRVPVEQAAQLVHATGMGVILSFLASPPEQRDPDLLIAAREHVIAAITTDCPDKASDIPSRAIALKAALEKEPGDVLTPAERAMLAEWLDRLAR
- a CDS encoding alpha/beta fold hydrolase — protein: MNEIGGFRNPAAEKRYFAAYDRAMAECPEPGTVFDVETRHGTTRVYRYGDGGSSVALLPGLLATSACFAALIPALAEHHTVYAIDTLGEAGRSVQKAPFKDIRDRTSALDDVFEDLGLKDVRLVGGSTGGWHAVNQAIHEPGRLASITLLDATTVSAPFTRKVFRYGLAAAVLDSDRLWRRFLAWSAGEDVFDQPAARLVLTGIRCYRARVPFQVCPSDEALRSIEVPTLALFGGRSVVHDSAAAAARLKSLLPHADVEILPDAGHYLYLRPPDRDLIIERILDRVA
- a CDS encoding alpha/beta fold hydrolase, encoding MLSRRRFAQAVVAATAGATVAGCSAQPAAAPAATPATTGGNTSLGPIKQIDAGELSIGYAEAGPAGGPVVVLLHGWPYDIHSYVDVTPRLVAAGYRVIVPFLRGYGPTRFLSKDTFRNGQQSAIAADIVALLDALKIDKAVFGGFDWGARTAVIIAALWPERCKALVSVSGYLVTNRETNKQPLSPAAELGWWYQYYFATERGILGYTKNRHDFNKLIWKIASPKWNFDDATYDRSAACFDNPDHVAIVIHNYRWRLSLADGDPKLDALEAKLAQGPAVSVPTITIGSDFDGPNTDGKAYRSKFSGKYEHRVLNGIGHNVPQEAPEEFAKAILDVDRF